From a single Parambassis ranga chromosome 2, fParRan2.1, whole genome shotgun sequence genomic region:
- the lrig3 gene encoding leucine-rich repeats and immunoglobulin-like domains protein 3 isoform X2, which translates to MSFSTRPRFARFAVIFLLFLRPERGWGASSTTCPPSCACSGELVNCSRLKRGQIPGTLPEWTVQLDLSHNKLQVLDTTLFSRLQHLSEIKLNHNELEAIPDLGPSASNITTLILASNRITRISEEQLRPLLALETLDLSNNNIVEIKASSFPALPLKNLYLNNNRVSFLEIGCFTNLSSTLQILRLNRNRLSSIPPKIFQLPNLQHLELSKNRIRRVEGLTFHGLHALRSLKMQRNGLSRLMDGAFWGLSNMEALQLDYNNLTEVSKGWLYGLLTLQQLHLGHNAINRIQPDAWEFCQKLSELNLSSNHLSRLEESSFVGLSLLDDLHIGNNRVSFIADGAFRGLSNLQMLDLQNNEISWTIEDMNGPFSALDNLKKLFLQGNQIRSVTKKSFSGLDALQHLDLSNNAIMSIQANAFSQMKNLQELYLNTSSLLCDCQLKWLPVWVAEQTFLPCVNASCAHPQMLKGRSVFAVSQEEFVCDDFPKPQITVQPETQSALKGSNVTFVCSAASSSDSPMTFAWKKDNEVLNDAEIHNQAHLRVQGGAGGETEVTEYTTTLQLRNVEFSSEGKYQCVISNHFGSSYSTKARLTVNMLPSFTKMPMDLSIRAGATARLECAAVGHPSPQIAWQKDGGTDFPAARERRMHVMPEDDVFFIVDVKTEDIGVYSCTAQNTAGAISANATLTVLETPSFLRPLMDRTVAKGETAVLQCIAGGSPPPRLNWTKDDSPLVVTERHFFAAANQLLIIVDAAEADAGKYTCEMSNALGTERGNVRLAVIPNPNCDSGVQGVGSGSVSGPVSDDDGWTTVGIVIIAVVCCVVGTSLVWVVIIYHTRRRNEDCSVTNTDETNLPADIPSYLSSQGTLADRQDGYIPSESGSSHQYMASSISGFYLQPKDMNGLCQLDTASEADMEAAIDPLLCHYQGPIGSLLHRDNIYSLDPSEAYTGCSIDQKPDAYSGSLTSSKRRDYFLSEHFDLCSSAIMVQLPNTSQHHNLSHQQSNRRPSIEEGEVIDYGRPHDFPSPCNTFMGTFGKAPWRPQQDLYPRFSPPSVTHNGMTLHENPYTAPDTDSDHEDNSVNKDSSSEQSVYEQPFDNSRTDPISQHRTST; encoded by the exons GGACCTGAGCCATAACAAATTGCAGGTGCTTGACACTACTTTGTTTTCCAGACTACAACACCTAAGTGAAAT AAAGCTGAACCACAATGAACTGGAGGCCATTCCGGATTTGGGCCCTTCTGCTTCAAACATCACAACACTTATTCT AGCAAGCAACAGGATCACCAGGATCTCTGAGGAGCAGCTCAGGCCTCTCCTCGCCCTGGAAACGCTTGAcctcagcaacaacaacattgtGGAGATAAAGGCCAGCTCCTTCCCTGCACTGCCTCTTAAGAACCT GTACCTTAACAACAATCGTGTCTCATTTCTGGAGATAGGATGCTTCACCAACCTGTCCAGTACGCTGCAGATTCTTCGGCTCAACCGCAACCGCCTCTCCAGTATCCCACCCAAGATCTTCCAGCTGCCCAACCTCCAGCACCT agagTTGAGCAAAAACCGGATTCGCAGGGTGGAGGGCCTGACATTCCACGGCCTGCACGCTCTCCGCTCTCTAAAGATGCAGAGAAACGGCCTCAGCCGTCTGATGGATGGGGCTTTCTGGGGCCTCAGCAACATGGAAGCCTT GCAGCTGGActacaacaacctgacagaggTGAGTAAGGGCTGGCTGTATGGCctgctgactctgcagcaacTCCACCTCGGCCACAACGCCATCAACAGGATCCAACCTGACGCCTGGGAGTTCTGCCAGAAACTCAGCGAGCT CAACCTGTCCTCCAATCATCTGTCCAGGCTGGAGGAGTCTAGCTTCGTTGGTCTGAGCCTCCTGGATGATCTCCACATTGGAAACAACCGTGTCAGCTTTATTGCAGACGGAGCTTTCCGTGGTCTCTCCAACCTGCAGATGCT GGATCTCCAAAATAATGAAATCTCTTGGACCATTGAAGACATGAATGGGCCTTTCTCCGCCCTGGACAACCTGAAGAAATT ATTTCTGCAGGGGAACCAGATCCGCTCAGTGACCAAGAAGTCTTTCTCTGGCCTGGACGCATTGCAGCACCT AGATTTAAGTAATAACGCCATCATGTCGATTCAAGCGAATGCCTTCTCTCAGATGAAGAACCTGCAGGAGCTGTA CCTGAACACCTCTAGCCTCCTGTGCGACTGCCAGCTGAAGTGGCTTCCCGTCTGGGTGGCAGAACAAACCTTCCTGCCCTGTGTCAATGCCAGCTGCGCCCACCCGCAAATGCTGAAGGGCAGGAGCGTGTTCGCTGTCAGCCAGGAAGAGTTTGTGTGCG ATGACTTCCCAAAGCCTCAGATCACCGTGCAGCCAGAAACCCAGTCGGCCCTCAAGGGCTCCAATGTGACGTTCGTCTGCTCTGCAGCCAGTTCCAGTGATTCGCCCATGACTTTTGCCTGGAAAAAAGACAATGAGGTCCTCAATGATGCAGAGATTCACAACCAGGCCCATCTTCGGGTTCAAGGGGGTGCAGGAGGTGAGACGGAGGTGACAGAGTACACAACCACTCTGCAGCTTCGTAATGTGGAGTTCTCAAGCGAGGGAAAATACCAGTGTGTCATCTCCAACCACTTTGGATCATCTTATTCCACCAAGGCCAGACTCACTGTTAACA TGCTGCCTTCATTCACAAAAATGCCCATGGACTTGAGCATCCGTGCCGGAGCAACAGCTAGGCTGGAATGTGCTGCCGTCGGTCATCCTTCCCCTCAGATTGCTTGGCAGAAAGATGGAGGCACTGATTTTCCTGCTGCCCGTGAACGCCGCATGCATGTCATGCCAGAGGATGATGTCTTTTTCATTGTGGATGTCAAAACCGAAGACATCGGCGTCTACAGCTGCACAGCTCAAAACACAGCTGGGGCCATATCTGCTAATGCTACGCTAACTGTGCTCG AAACGCCATCCTTTTTGCGGCCTCTCATGGATCGCACCGTGGCCAAAGGTGAGACCGCTGTCCTCCAGTGCATTGCTGGTGGCAGCCCTCCCCCAAGGCTGAACTGGACAAAAGATGACAGCCCACTGGTAGTGACGGAGCGCCACTTCTTTGCAGCCGCCAATCAGCTCCTAATCATTGTTGATGCAGCCGAAGCAGATGCAGGGAAGTACACTTGTGAGATGTCAAACGCACTGGGGACAGAGAGGGGCAATGTTCGACTGGCGGTCATACCAAACCCCAACTGTGACTCTGGAGTACAGGGTGTAGGAAGTGGAAGTGTGAGTGGACCTGTTTctgatgatgatggatggacAACAGTGGGCATTGTCATCATAGCTGTGGTGTGCTGTGTGGTTGGCACTTCTTTGGTTTGGGTTGTAATCATCTACCACACCCGTCGACGAAATGAGGACTGCAGCGTCACCAACACAG atgaGACCAACCTTCCTGCAGACATTCCCAGCTACCTATCCTCTCAGGGGACACTGGCTGACCGACAGGATGGCTACATACCATccgagagtggtagcagtcatCAGTACATGGCATCGTCAATCAGTGGCTTCTATCTGCAGCCTAAAGATATGAATG GTCTTTGCCAGCTGGATACAGCAAGTGAAGCTGACATGGAAGCAGCCATTGACCCTTTGCTCTGCCATTATCAGGGTCCAATAGGCTCACTGCTTCACAGAGATAACATATACTCTCTTGACCCATCAGAGGCTTACACAG GTTGTTCCATTGACCAAAAGCCTGATGCCTACAGCGGTAGTTTGACCAGCTCCAAAAGAAGGGACTACTTCCTGTCGGAGCATTTTGACCTCTGCTCCTCCGCTATCATGGTGCAGCTTCCCAACACCAGTCAGCATCACAACCTTTCCCACCAACAGAGTAATCGCCGCCCATCCATCGAAGAGGGAGAGGTGATTGACTATGGCAGACCTCATGATTTTCCTTCCCCTTGCAACACCTTCATGG GAACATTTGGAAAAGCTCCCTGGAGGCCTCAGCAAGATCTTTATCCAAGGTTCAGCCCGCCGTCAGTGACTCACAATGGAATGACTTTGCATGAGAATCCTTACACTGCTCCAGATACTGATTCAGACCACGAGGACAACAGCGTCAACAAGGACTCGTCGTCAGAGCAGAGCGTGTATGAACAGCCATTTGACAACAGTCGGACTGATCCCATCTCACAGCACAGAACGAGCACTTAG
- the lrig3 gene encoding leucine-rich repeats and immunoglobulin-like domains protein 3 isoform X1, with translation MSFSTRPRFARFAVIFLLFLRPERGWGASSTTCPPSCACSGELVNCSRLKRGQIPGTLPEWTVQLDLSHNKLQVLDTTLFSRLQHLSEIKLNHNELEAIPDLGPSASNITTLILASNRITRISEEQLRPLLALETLDLSNNNIVEIKASSFPALPLKNLYLNNNRVSFLEIGCFTNLSSTLQILRLNRNRLSSIPPKIFQLPNLQHLELSKNRIRRVEGLTFHGLHALRSLKMQRNGLSRLMDGAFWGLSNMEALQLDYNNLTEVSKGWLYGLLTLQQLHLGHNAINRIQPDAWEFCQKLSELNLSSNHLSRLEESSFVGLSLLDDLHIGNNRVSFIADGAFRGLSNLQMLDLQNNEISWTIEDMNGPFSALDNLKKLFLQGNQIRSVTKKSFSGLDALQHLDLSNNAIMSIQANAFSQMKNLQELCLNTSSLLCDCQLKWLPVWVAEQTFLPCVNASCAHPQMLKGRSVFAVSQEEFVCDDFPKPQITVQPETQSALKGSNVTFVCSAASSSDSPMTFAWKKDNEVLNDAEIHNQAHLRVQGGAGGETEVTEYTTTLQLRNVEFSSEGKYQCVISNHFGSSYSTKARLTVNMLPSFTKMPMDLSIRAGATARLECAAVGHPSPQIAWQKDGGTDFPAARERRMHVMPEDDVFFIVDVKTEDIGVYSCTAQNTAGAISANATLTVLETPSFLRPLMDRTVAKGETAVLQCIAGGSPPPRLNWTKDDSPLVVTERHFFAAANQLLIIVDAAEADAGKYTCEMSNALGTERGNVRLAVIPNPNCDSGVQGVGSGSVSGPVSDDDGWTTVGIVIIAVVCCVVGTSLVWVVIIYHTRRRNEDCSVTNTDETNLPADIPSYLSSQGTLADRQDGYIPSESGSSHQYMASSISGFYLQPKDMNGLCQLDTASEADMEAAIDPLLCHYQGPIGSLLHRDNIYSLDPSEAYTGCSIDQKPDAYSGSLTSSKRRDYFLSEHFDLCSSAIMVQLPNTSQHHNLSHQQSNRRPSIEEGEVIDYGRPHDFPSPCNTFMGTFGKAPWRPQQDLYPRFSPPSVTHNGMTLHENPYTAPDTDSDHEDNSVNKDSSSEQSVYEQPFDNSRTDPISQHRTST, from the exons GGACCTGAGCCATAACAAATTGCAGGTGCTTGACACTACTTTGTTTTCCAGACTACAACACCTAAGTGAAAT AAAGCTGAACCACAATGAACTGGAGGCCATTCCGGATTTGGGCCCTTCTGCTTCAAACATCACAACACTTATTCT AGCAAGCAACAGGATCACCAGGATCTCTGAGGAGCAGCTCAGGCCTCTCCTCGCCCTGGAAACGCTTGAcctcagcaacaacaacattgtGGAGATAAAGGCCAGCTCCTTCCCTGCACTGCCTCTTAAGAACCT GTACCTTAACAACAATCGTGTCTCATTTCTGGAGATAGGATGCTTCACCAACCTGTCCAGTACGCTGCAGATTCTTCGGCTCAACCGCAACCGCCTCTCCAGTATCCCACCCAAGATCTTCCAGCTGCCCAACCTCCAGCACCT agagTTGAGCAAAAACCGGATTCGCAGGGTGGAGGGCCTGACATTCCACGGCCTGCACGCTCTCCGCTCTCTAAAGATGCAGAGAAACGGCCTCAGCCGTCTGATGGATGGGGCTTTCTGGGGCCTCAGCAACATGGAAGCCTT GCAGCTGGActacaacaacctgacagaggTGAGTAAGGGCTGGCTGTATGGCctgctgactctgcagcaacTCCACCTCGGCCACAACGCCATCAACAGGATCCAACCTGACGCCTGGGAGTTCTGCCAGAAACTCAGCGAGCT CAACCTGTCCTCCAATCATCTGTCCAGGCTGGAGGAGTCTAGCTTCGTTGGTCTGAGCCTCCTGGATGATCTCCACATTGGAAACAACCGTGTCAGCTTTATTGCAGACGGAGCTTTCCGTGGTCTCTCCAACCTGCAGATGCT GGATCTCCAAAATAATGAAATCTCTTGGACCATTGAAGACATGAATGGGCCTTTCTCCGCCCTGGACAACCTGAAGAAATT ATTTCTGCAGGGGAACCAGATCCGCTCAGTGACCAAGAAGTCTTTCTCTGGCCTGGACGCATTGCAGCACCT AGATTTAAGTAATAACGCCATCATGTCGATTCAAGCGAATGCCTTCTCTCAGATGAAGAACCTGCAGGAGCT ATGCCTGAACACCTCTAGCCTCCTGTGCGACTGCCAGCTGAAGTGGCTTCCCGTCTGGGTGGCAGAACAAACCTTCCTGCCCTGTGTCAATGCCAGCTGCGCCCACCCGCAAATGCTGAAGGGCAGGAGCGTGTTCGCTGTCAGCCAGGAAGAGTTTGTGTGCG ATGACTTCCCAAAGCCTCAGATCACCGTGCAGCCAGAAACCCAGTCGGCCCTCAAGGGCTCCAATGTGACGTTCGTCTGCTCTGCAGCCAGTTCCAGTGATTCGCCCATGACTTTTGCCTGGAAAAAAGACAATGAGGTCCTCAATGATGCAGAGATTCACAACCAGGCCCATCTTCGGGTTCAAGGGGGTGCAGGAGGTGAGACGGAGGTGACAGAGTACACAACCACTCTGCAGCTTCGTAATGTGGAGTTCTCAAGCGAGGGAAAATACCAGTGTGTCATCTCCAACCACTTTGGATCATCTTATTCCACCAAGGCCAGACTCACTGTTAACA TGCTGCCTTCATTCACAAAAATGCCCATGGACTTGAGCATCCGTGCCGGAGCAACAGCTAGGCTGGAATGTGCTGCCGTCGGTCATCCTTCCCCTCAGATTGCTTGGCAGAAAGATGGAGGCACTGATTTTCCTGCTGCCCGTGAACGCCGCATGCATGTCATGCCAGAGGATGATGTCTTTTTCATTGTGGATGTCAAAACCGAAGACATCGGCGTCTACAGCTGCACAGCTCAAAACACAGCTGGGGCCATATCTGCTAATGCTACGCTAACTGTGCTCG AAACGCCATCCTTTTTGCGGCCTCTCATGGATCGCACCGTGGCCAAAGGTGAGACCGCTGTCCTCCAGTGCATTGCTGGTGGCAGCCCTCCCCCAAGGCTGAACTGGACAAAAGATGACAGCCCACTGGTAGTGACGGAGCGCCACTTCTTTGCAGCCGCCAATCAGCTCCTAATCATTGTTGATGCAGCCGAAGCAGATGCAGGGAAGTACACTTGTGAGATGTCAAACGCACTGGGGACAGAGAGGGGCAATGTTCGACTGGCGGTCATACCAAACCCCAACTGTGACTCTGGAGTACAGGGTGTAGGAAGTGGAAGTGTGAGTGGACCTGTTTctgatgatgatggatggacAACAGTGGGCATTGTCATCATAGCTGTGGTGTGCTGTGTGGTTGGCACTTCTTTGGTTTGGGTTGTAATCATCTACCACACCCGTCGACGAAATGAGGACTGCAGCGTCACCAACACAG atgaGACCAACCTTCCTGCAGACATTCCCAGCTACCTATCCTCTCAGGGGACACTGGCTGACCGACAGGATGGCTACATACCATccgagagtggtagcagtcatCAGTACATGGCATCGTCAATCAGTGGCTTCTATCTGCAGCCTAAAGATATGAATG GTCTTTGCCAGCTGGATACAGCAAGTGAAGCTGACATGGAAGCAGCCATTGACCCTTTGCTCTGCCATTATCAGGGTCCAATAGGCTCACTGCTTCACAGAGATAACATATACTCTCTTGACCCATCAGAGGCTTACACAG GTTGTTCCATTGACCAAAAGCCTGATGCCTACAGCGGTAGTTTGACCAGCTCCAAAAGAAGGGACTACTTCCTGTCGGAGCATTTTGACCTCTGCTCCTCCGCTATCATGGTGCAGCTTCCCAACACCAGTCAGCATCACAACCTTTCCCACCAACAGAGTAATCGCCGCCCATCCATCGAAGAGGGAGAGGTGATTGACTATGGCAGACCTCATGATTTTCCTTCCCCTTGCAACACCTTCATGG GAACATTTGGAAAAGCTCCCTGGAGGCCTCAGCAAGATCTTTATCCAAGGTTCAGCCCGCCGTCAGTGACTCACAATGGAATGACTTTGCATGAGAATCCTTACACTGCTCCAGATACTGATTCAGACCACGAGGACAACAGCGTCAACAAGGACTCGTCGTCAGAGCAGAGCGTGTATGAACAGCCATTTGACAACAGTCGGACTGATCCCATCTCACAGCACAGAACGAGCACTTAG